Proteins encoded within one genomic window of Synechococcus sp. PCC 7335:
- a CDS encoding lecithin retinol acyltransferase family protein: protein MARGDQIYAMREVAGIPYEHHGIDRGDGSVIHYSKQDEAVIKQTPLATFARGEAIKVKPQPTAFIPSLVIERAESRLGEKEYDLFFNNCEHFANWCKTGRHECDQLNNFGLNLERVKLPEVTDLARQAARKAAGQSPRDESPQKTYALFQTALENIAIATQTLLPAYEQAMRDRTTWQQVAQRALSKDREDLARAALYKKVAADKKAEDIKAKLSQLSDLQLNLEQNQTFLQKQQIR, encoded by the coding sequence ATGGCTCGAGGTGATCAGATCTACGCAATGCGAGAGGTGGCGGGTATTCCCTACGAACACCATGGAATCGATCGCGGCGATGGCAGTGTGATTCACTACAGCAAGCAAGACGAAGCAGTAATCAAGCAAACACCTCTCGCAACCTTTGCTAGAGGTGAGGCGATCAAAGTGAAGCCCCAACCAACTGCATTTATCCCTTCGCTGGTAATCGAGCGAGCTGAAAGTCGATTAGGGGAGAAAGAGTACGATCTGTTCTTTAACAACTGCGAGCATTTTGCCAATTGGTGCAAAACAGGACGGCATGAATGCGATCAGCTCAACAACTTTGGGTTGAACTTAGAGCGGGTCAAGCTACCTGAAGTGACTGATCTAGCCCGTCAAGCAGCACGCAAAGCAGCTGGGCAATCGCCTAGGGATGAGTCACCACAAAAGACATATGCGCTATTCCAGACAGCGCTAGAAAACATCGCGATCGCAACTCAAACGCTACTACCTGCGTACGAACAGGCCATGCGCGATCGCACAACCTGGCAGCAGGTCGCCCAGCGCGCGTTAAGTAAAGATCGAGAAGATCTAGCCCGCGCTGCTCTTTATAAAAAAGTCGCAGCTGACAAGAAGGCAGAAGATATCAAGGCAAAGCTAAGTCAGCTATCTGATCTGCAGCTAAACTTGGAGCAAAACCAGACGTTCTTGCAAAAGCAACAGATACGTTAG
- a CDS encoding HpsJ family protein, with protein sequence MTTTSPNDSVIVPSPLAAISLKLVGAIAILVALIDFLTLLFPPDFSNRAWQLSTVTGLVDRGLVPLVGVALLFTGYWIDTSLGRSARKSTLFLDARFWTCLLSCLLGLIFLVTTVLHPNNVRVQSRDALAQVAAEAEQATADLETQLNSDLAQRRAQIDALLENESQLQAAIASGSLDEAQVAQIERFRSNPQELDSFLNSQVSEAQTELQTQISDQREDATKRLKSEATKATLRVTLSSLLLAVGYTLIGWLGLKRLLAMVR encoded by the coding sequence ATGACAACGACTTCGCCGAATGACAGCGTTATTGTGCCGTCACCGCTAGCGGCCATCTCACTCAAGCTAGTAGGAGCGATCGCTATCCTAGTGGCGCTGATTGATTTTTTGACACTGCTATTTCCACCAGACTTTAGCAACCGAGCATGGCAGCTATCTACAGTTACTGGCTTAGTAGATAGAGGGCTTGTTCCTCTTGTAGGTGTTGCACTACTCTTCACAGGCTACTGGATTGACACTAGCTTAGGAAGATCAGCCAGGAAGTCCACTTTATTTCTAGATGCCCGGTTCTGGACTTGTTTGCTTTCGTGCTTACTAGGGCTGATCTTTCTAGTCACAACGGTGCTCCATCCTAACAATGTTCGCGTTCAAAGTCGTGATGCTTTAGCTCAAGTAGCAGCAGAAGCGGAGCAGGCCACCGCCGACCTAGAGACGCAGCTAAACAGCGATCTGGCTCAGCGCCGAGCCCAGATTGATGCATTGCTAGAAAATGAAAGTCAGCTACAGGCCGCGATCGCCAGCGGTAGCTTAGACGAAGCTCAAGTGGCCCAAATCGAGCGCTTTCGTAGCAACCCACAAGAGCTAGATAGTTTCTTAAACTCTCAAGTTAGCGAAGCTCAGACCGAGCTACAAACTCAAATCAGTGATCAAAGAGAAGACGCTACCAAAAGACTTAAATCCGAAGCTACAAAAGCCACACTTCGAGTGACGCTAAGCAGCCTCTTGCTAGCAGTTGGCTACACCCTCATCGGCTGGCTAGGTCTAAAGCGTTTGCTCGCAATGGTGAGATAG
- a CDS encoding GspE/PulE family protein, producing the protein MTNSLSPRKALVLQKSFSPFSSKLIQTGFVNGPQMQQALVESRKSGKALIEVIESIAGQQLSPELVRQYKTQQLFELKILYGVESLDPEIEEISESQVNQLIDNLIPVDICRRHRLVPLTRLEKEGEQFVLVAMVDPENLEAQDDLNRILRQKSLGLQRMVITVEDYQRLMARFLDELVAKEKEEKLQAENSKKTNSPLDVSTNIEDLDLDSDSLEDDVEETDTDLEEALQDAGAAPVIALVNKILVKALQEEVSDIHVEPQEEYLRIRFRKDGVLREAFPHLPRKIVSAVTARLKIISELDIAERRLPQDGRIRRVFQDRKVDFRVSTLPSRYGEKVVLRILDNSSTQLGLGALITDEETLNIVQDMARRPFGLILVTGPTGSGKTTSLYSVLSERNDPGVNISTAEDPIEYALPGITQVQVIREKGMNFATILRSFLRQDPDVILVGETRDPETAKTAIEAALTGHLVLTTLHTNDAAGAVARLGEMGVEAFQVANSLIGVLAQRLVRRVCSDCRVAYQPTPESLARYGLSAPKDHKMTFYRANKVPANEIDALKEARQLCGKCGGSGYKGRVGVYEVMRITERLQQYISEDAPSEQIKEIAVEEGMHTLLAYSLNLVKEGHTTLEEVERVTFTDKGLEAELKAKRKSVLSCSHCTAELHHEWLECPYCLTPRYKDQQS; encoded by the coding sequence ATGACAAATTCTCTATCTCCTCGGAAGGCGCTTGTACTGCAAAAGAGCTTTTCGCCCTTTAGTAGCAAACTTATACAGACAGGCTTTGTAAACGGACCTCAGATGCAGCAAGCATTAGTCGAGAGTCGCAAATCAGGCAAAGCACTAATTGAGGTCATCGAGTCGATAGCAGGCCAACAGCTATCGCCAGAGCTGGTGCGTCAGTACAAAACGCAGCAGCTCTTTGAGCTCAAAATCCTCTATGGTGTCGAATCTCTCGATCCTGAGATCGAAGAAATTTCTGAAAGTCAAGTCAACCAGCTCATCGATAACCTGATACCAGTCGACATTTGCCGTAGACACCGCCTAGTACCACTCACTCGATTAGAAAAGGAGGGAGAACAGTTTGTATTGGTCGCAATGGTCGATCCAGAGAATTTAGAAGCTCAAGATGACTTGAATCGTATTCTTAGACAAAAGAGCCTTGGCCTTCAGCGCATGGTGATAACTGTTGAAGACTATCAGCGTCTGATGGCAAGGTTTCTAGATGAATTAGTTGCTAAGGAGAAAGAAGAGAAATTACAAGCCGAAAACTCTAAGAAGACGAATTCCCCGCTTGATGTCAGCACAAACATAGAAGATCTCGATCTTGATTCCGATAGCTTAGAAGATGATGTTGAAGAAACCGATACCGATTTAGAAGAGGCCTTACAGGACGCAGGAGCAGCGCCTGTTATTGCGCTGGTCAACAAAATTCTAGTCAAAGCACTTCAAGAAGAAGTCTCGGATATTCACGTCGAGCCCCAAGAAGAGTACTTGCGGATTCGCTTTCGTAAAGACGGCGTTCTTAGAGAGGCTTTTCCTCACCTTCCAAGGAAAATTGTTTCTGCGGTCACAGCCCGGTTGAAAATCATCTCCGAACTAGACATTGCAGAGAGAAGATTACCTCAAGACGGAAGAATTAGACGGGTCTTTCAAGACCGTAAAGTAGACTTTCGAGTTAGCACACTGCCTAGCCGCTACGGGGAAAAAGTTGTACTGCGAATCCTGGATAACTCTTCTACCCAGCTGGGTTTAGGAGCCTTGATTACCGATGAAGAAACTCTGAATATTGTTCAAGATATGGCCAGGCGGCCTTTTGGACTAATCTTAGTTACCGGACCGACTGGTTCAGGCAAAACTACTAGCCTCTATTCAGTTCTCTCAGAACGGAACGACCCTGGGGTCAATATTAGTACTGCGGAAGATCCCATCGAATATGCGCTACCAGGTATCACGCAGGTTCAGGTCATTCGTGAGAAGGGAATGAACTTTGCTACCATCCTAAGATCTTTTTTGAGACAGGATCCTGACGTAATTCTAGTAGGTGAGACTCGTGACCCTGAAACTGCCAAGACAGCAATCGAGGCAGCACTCACCGGACATCTGGTATTGACAACTCTGCATACAAACGACGCAGCGGGCGCTGTAGCAAGACTTGGAGAAATGGGCGTTGAAGCCTTTCAGGTCGCGAACTCCTTGATTGGAGTGTTAGCCCAAAGACTAGTTCGTAGAGTCTGCTCAGACTGTCGGGTTGCCTATCAACCGACACCTGAGAGTCTAGCTCGGTATGGATTAAGCGCTCCGAAAGATCACAAGATGACTTTTTACAGAGCGAACAAAGTACCTGCCAATGAGATAGATGCTTTAAAGGAAGCCAGGCAGCTATGTGGCAAGTGTGGCGGCAGCGGCTATAAAGGCCGAGTAGGAGTATATGAGGTAATGCGGATAACAGAGCGGCTGCAGCAATACATCTCAGAAGATGCCCCTTCTGAACAAATCAAGGAGATTGCCGTAGAAGAAGGGATGCATACTTTGTTGGCCTACAGTTTGAACCTGGTGAAGGAAGGCCACACCACTTTAGAAGAAGTTGAACGGGTCACTTTTACTGATAAAGGACTTGAGGCTGAACTGAAGGCCAAGCGCAAAAGTGTGCTCTCCTGCAGCCACTGTACTGCTGAGCTTCACCACGAATGGCTGGAATGTCCTTATTGTCTGACACCACGCTACAAGGATCAACAATCCTAG
- a CDS encoding glycosyltransferase yields the protein MFSVVLPCFNESRHGYLPQILENLRSQSGPKQLIAVVSPSQDDTLAIIQRFPEIEIIQTTASNRAQRLNVGIEASKGEYVLLHHPATLLPEDNAFWQAESALKQHCAVWGGFIHSFDMDHWLLRFTSWYSTSMRSRQGILYLDHCIFATREALTAVGGVPDIDIFEDTALSIALRDFGKASKHNGRAAIASGKVTTSARRFRDRGIYRQALVNQMLKLMYYAKLDPQRLNWLYERKSQINVSYTEQEK from the coding sequence ATGTTCTCTGTTGTTTTGCCTTGTTTTAATGAGTCGCGCCATGGGTATTTGCCCCAGATCTTAGAGAATTTGCGATCGCAAAGTGGCCCAAAGCAGCTAATCGCCGTTGTCAGCCCAAGTCAGGACGATACGCTTGCTATCATTCAGCGATTTCCCGAGATAGAGATTATCCAAACAACAGCGAGTAACCGAGCACAGCGTCTGAATGTAGGCATCGAAGCTAGCAAAGGTGAATACGTTCTATTACATCATCCAGCAACTCTATTGCCAGAAGATAACGCTTTCTGGCAGGCCGAATCCGCGTTGAAGCAGCACTGCGCTGTGTGGGGGGGATTTATTCATAGCTTTGATATGGATCACTGGCTACTGCGATTCACCTCTTGGTATTCAACTAGCATGCGATCGCGCCAAGGCATTCTCTATCTGGACCACTGTATTTTTGCCACTAGGGAAGCACTTACCGCCGTAGGTGGCGTCCCAGACATCGACATTTTTGAAGATACGGCGTTAAGTATTGCCCTGCGCGATTTTGGCAAGGCGTCTAAACACAACGGAAGAGCGGCGATCGCCTCTGGTAAGGTGACGACCTCAGCTAGACGGTTTCGTGATCGCGGAATCTATCGGCAAGCCCTAGTCAACCAGATGCTGAAGCTAATGTATTATGCCAAGCTAGATCCTCAGCGGTTGAACTGGCTATATGAAAGAAAAAGCCAGATCAACGTGAGCTACACAGAACAAGAGAAGTGA
- a CDS encoding FHA domain-containing protein: MITCPNCNHQNPDGALQCEACYTPLPALVTCPSCQALVQANSSFCGQCGHDLRESAQQESAEPGPAESFSPANTESAMSEVALPEPNSPEPVTATPTVNASSVNASIDQPDSESFSEFSQSIDFDESVDFGTLETTAEPAEESPESATGPTNKSTVEPEGPLPASVPTAPLPASPLPTVLATQIQAAAAVLTHVQTGTSITLPSELSVVRIGKPNEHTQPDIDISGFPNSEIVSRVHANLLIEGDVYYLEDVGSSNGTYINGLPLPAGNRHRLNIGDRIALGKGDKVSFVFEAARH; the protein is encoded by the coding sequence ATGATTACCTGTCCTAACTGCAACCACCAAAACCCAGACGGCGCACTTCAATGTGAAGCCTGTTACACGCCGCTGCCAGCCTTAGTTACCTGCCCTAGCTGTCAAGCACTCGTGCAAGCAAACTCTAGCTTTTGCGGTCAGTGTGGCCACGACCTAAGGGAATCTGCGCAGCAAGAGTCTGCTGAACCTGGGCCAGCTGAGAGCTTCTCACCAGCTAACACAGAAAGCGCTATGTCTGAGGTTGCTTTGCCTGAACCAAATTCACCAGAGCCTGTAACAGCGACACCGACGGTCAATGCGTCATCGGTAAATGCGTCAATAGATCAGCCGGACTCTGAATCGTTCAGTGAGTTTAGTCAGTCTATAGACTTTGACGAATCTGTGGACTTCGGTACGCTTGAAACCACTGCTGAGCCAGCTGAGGAATCTCCTGAATCAGCAACTGGTCCAACCAACAAGTCAACAGTCGAACCAGAAGGCCCACTTCCTGCTTCGGTTCCAACTGCGCCTCTGCCTGCTTCACCTTTGCCAACGGTGCTTGCAACTCAAATTCAAGCGGCGGCGGCAGTGTTAACCCATGTTCAGACAGGAACAAGTATCACGCTACCGAGCGAGCTATCTGTTGTGCGGATTGGGAAACCTAATGAGCACACACAGCCCGATATTGATATTTCAGGGTTTCCTAACTCGGAAATTGTTTCGAGGGTGCATGCCAACCTTCTGATAGAAGGCGACGTCTACTATCTAGAAGATGTGGGTAGCTCTAATGGAACCTATATCAACGGTCTGCCGCTACCAGCAGGCAACCGTCATCGGTTGAATATAGGCGATCGCATTGCTCTTGGTAAAGGCGATAAGGTCAGCTTTGTTTTCGAGGCAGCTAGGCATTAA
- a CDS encoding FHA domain-containing protein: MPASTNIVTLSLLHPLNKTPIQSWTFEEASVVRIGRSVSNDVVLYSAVVSRYHAELHQTPNGWEIHSVGTNGTFFADQRFEKKVVEDGLVIRLARSGPSIQFNIVSQPKAVPSIPVLTAQQETSQKAS; the protein is encoded by the coding sequence GTGCCTGCCTCAACTAATATAGTTACACTGTCTTTGCTGCACCCATTAAATAAAACGCCTATACAAAGCTGGACTTTTGAAGAGGCGTCTGTTGTTCGAATTGGCCGCTCTGTTAGCAACGATGTTGTCCTCTATAGCGCGGTCGTTTCGCGTTACCATGCGGAGCTACATCAAACGCCTAACGGTTGGGAAATCCATAGTGTGGGGACTAACGGCACTTTCTTTGCTGATCAGCGGTTCGAAAAGAAAGTTGTTGAAGATGGCCTCGTGATCCGTCTAGCTCGCTCTGGTCCCAGCATTCAGTTCAATATAGTTTCTCAGCCAAAAGCGGTGCCTTCTATACCTGTCCTAACAGCTCAGCAAGAGACCTCGCAGAAGGCTTCTTAG
- a CDS encoding SWIM zinc finger family protein produces the protein MTYSAPQPVTAQEDAWWVQQWVDLLNSYRFKKRLERGRNYARQGNILSLEFRDSKVHATVQGTANEPYQLSIWIERFTDEDWGFVIDTLSQKALYSAQLLAGEMPDSIEAVFTSNGLSLFPFTLADVKSKCSCPDPKNPCKHIAAVYYQLGDAFREDPFVLFQLRGRTKEQILEALRQHRQQTAGEATGSEAELADEPKEILPSEPAAKAKTTLPIETFWTYDTPIDPSLVVITPAEQTVLEVIGDMPLPTSEAQIVMAHFKTLYQNVAQQAMITALS, from the coding sequence ATGACCTATAGTGCTCCTCAACCCGTCACTGCTCAAGAAGATGCTTGGTGGGTACAGCAATGGGTAGACCTGCTTAATTCTTATCGTTTCAAAAAACGGCTAGAAAGAGGGCGAAACTATGCACGGCAGGGGAATATTCTTTCGCTTGAGTTTAGAGACTCAAAGGTACATGCCACCGTACAGGGAACGGCTAATGAGCCGTACCAGCTATCTATTTGGATAGAGCGCTTTACTGATGAGGACTGGGGCTTTGTGATCGATACCCTCAGTCAAAAGGCGTTATATTCTGCGCAGCTATTGGCGGGTGAAATGCCAGACTCAATTGAGGCGGTGTTTACCTCGAATGGTCTTAGCCTGTTTCCCTTTACACTAGCTGATGTCAAATCCAAATGTAGCTGCCCCGATCCCAAAAATCCTTGCAAACATATTGCGGCTGTTTACTACCAGCTAGGCGATGCCTTCCGGGAAGATCCTTTTGTTTTGTTTCAGCTACGAGGTCGGACCAAAGAACAGATTCTAGAGGCGCTGCGACAGCACAGACAGCAGACAGCTGGTGAAGCAACAGGTTCTGAGGCTGAGCTAGCAGACGAACCCAAAGAGATACTCCCTTCTGAGCCTGCCGCAAAAGCGAAAACGACTCTCCCGATTGAGACTTTTTGGACATACGATACGCCCATTGATCCCTCGCTCGTGGTGATTACACCGGCGGAGCAGACTGTGCTAGAGGTCATTGGTGATATGCCCTTGCCGACGAGCGAAGCGCAAATAGTCATGGCTCATTTCAAAACGCTCTATCAGAATGTTGCTCAGCAGGCGATGATAACAGCACTTAGCTAA
- a CDS encoding lipopolysaccharide assembly protein LapB has protein sequence MKAVILTLISRYRACLMLIAAIAINITPLLHRACQSETLKADTFPLSKQNKQSESAQDESEPVLAAITEGIEFIRADNVPAAIRSFERAVSLNPSSVAAHYNLGLALRQDEQLQAAANSFWQAIQADPAFVLGYVNLGAALLEGDNVSQAKDYLLRALELDPELGIAHYNMGLLHQKEGNLAAAFASFNQGITQAASASKSHYQIGLLYLSQQQYSNAQKAFENAIELDKDYAEAHYNLGVSFVRQNILAPAVIAFDAAINLQPNFAHAYYAKALAFADLQRYEAAKELLTTASNIYLTQGNSEWATIAQNQITLIEDQEQL, from the coding sequence ATGAAGGCCGTAATTTTGACACTAATCAGCCGCTACCGTGCTTGTTTGATGTTGATAGCTGCGATCGCTATCAACATCACCCCGTTGCTTCACCGTGCTTGTCAAAGCGAAACTCTTAAAGCCGATACTTTTCCACTCTCTAAACAAAACAAGCAGTCTGAGTCTGCACAGGACGAAAGTGAGCCAGTGCTCGCGGCCATCACAGAAGGGATTGAGTTCATCCGAGCCGATAACGTTCCTGCCGCGATTCGATCTTTTGAGAGGGCGGTCAGTCTCAATCCCTCGTCAGTGGCTGCCCATTACAATCTAGGACTCGCCCTTCGCCAAGACGAACAGCTACAGGCCGCTGCCAACTCATTTTGGCAAGCTATCCAAGCTGATCCAGCATTCGTTTTGGGCTATGTCAACCTAGGAGCAGCCTTGCTAGAAGGCGACAACGTCAGTCAGGCAAAAGACTATCTCCTGCGCGCGCTTGAGCTAGATCCTGAACTAGGCATCGCTCACTACAATATGGGACTGCTACACCAGAAAGAGGGTAATCTAGCTGCTGCATTTGCTTCTTTTAATCAAGGCATAACTCAAGCTGCCTCAGCTTCTAAATCGCACTATCAAATTGGACTACTTTATCTAAGCCAGCAGCAGTACAGCAACGCTCAAAAAGCATTTGAGAATGCTATCGAACTAGACAAAGACTATGCCGAGGCCCACTACAACCTAGGCGTATCGTTTGTAAGACAAAACATTCTTGCCCCTGCTGTCATAGCGTTTGATGCTGCCATCAACTTACAGCCAAACTTTGCGCATGCCTACTATGCCAAAGCGCTGGCTTTTGCAGATTTGCAACGCTATGAAGCGGCGAAGGAACTGCTAACCACAGCAAGCAATATATACCTAACCCAAGGCAACTCAGAGTGGGCCACCATTGCTCAGAACCAAATCACTTTGATTGAAGACCAAGAGCAGCTTTAA
- the pgl gene encoding 6-phosphogluconolactonase, whose translation MIAPTTEILADKTALIDRAYDLTVSVVKEAIASSDQATLALSGGSTPKPLYEALAKADLPWEKVYIFWGDERYVPHDHPKSNARMAKEAWLNHVPIPTENIFPIPTSAGDPATDAAAYENQLKDFFQLAENELPALDFVLQGMGDDGHTASLFPHTKALDVRDRLVTVGNHDGEPRITFTVPLINRGRRVVFLVAGENKQTALAHIFSDDADGHTYPSKLIQPAAGAHWLLDAAAGKGVPEGM comes from the coding sequence ATGATAGCCCCAACAACTGAAATTCTTGCCGACAAAACTGCGCTGATTGATCGCGCCTATGATTTAACCGTCTCTGTGGTCAAAGAAGCAATCGCCTCTAGTGATCAAGCTACCCTCGCACTTTCTGGTGGCAGTACCCCAAAGCCGCTATACGAAGCGTTAGCCAAGGCCGATTTACCCTGGGAGAAAGTCTATATTTTTTGGGGTGATGAGCGCTACGTACCGCACGATCATCCTAAAAGCAATGCTCGGATGGCGAAAGAAGCTTGGCTCAACCACGTTCCTATTCCAACTGAAAACATCTTTCCAATCCCAACTAGCGCTGGCGACCCTGCGACTGATGCTGCGGCTTACGAAAACCAACTCAAGGACTTTTTTCAACTAGCTGAGAACGAACTACCTGCCCTAGACTTTGTATTGCAAGGGATGGGAGATGATGGACATACGGCCTCGTTATTTCCTCACACAAAAGCGCTTGATGTGCGCGATCGCCTAGTCACCGTAGGTAATCACGACGGTGAACCCCGTATCACTTTCACTGTGCCACTCATTAATCGAGGACGACGCGTTGTTTTCTTAGTCGCTGGAGAAAATAAACAAACAGCGCTTGCTCATATCTTTTCTGACGATGCCGATGGTCATACTTACCCTAGTAAGCTGATCCAACCTGCCGCTGGAGCCCACTGGCTGTTAGATGCGGCCGCAGGCAAAGGAGTGCCGGAGGGGATGTAA
- a CDS encoding type II secretion system F family protein: MPTYVATGRDTAGRSIRRKVEAESPTEARTLIRSQGIYIQNIKEDKRISFSFTDIQTSMTKVTVKDKAVFSRQFAALVSSGVALVRGIGILSDQCPNPKLKIALMQINSDVQQGTSLSESMRKHPDSFDDLYVSMVQAGEVGGVLDEVLNRLAKLLEDLNRLQNQIKSAMAYPVTVGFLAVAIFVGLTVFLLPIFAEIFVDLGAELPIFTRVLMGISKLLRTWYLVIGLIGIITVLVFVYRQYYKTPIGRVTMDGFFLKIPLFGDLSQKSATAKFCRTFGSLSRSGVPILTALEIVRDTSGNQVIANAINAAQVEIQSGGMISPALAEHGVFPVMAIQMIAIGEETGELDQMLMKVADFYEDEVEQAVKALTSIMEPIMIVVLGGMVGSILVAMYLPMFKVMDHLG, translated from the coding sequence ATGCCTACTTACGTAGCAACTGGCCGAGATACGGCAGGAAGATCGATCCGCCGAAAAGTAGAAGCTGAATCACCCACTGAAGCACGTACTCTGATTAGAAGTCAGGGGATATATATCCAAAATATCAAGGAAGATAAGAGAATAAGCTTCAGCTTTACCGATATTCAAACTTCGATGACTAAAGTGACGGTGAAAGACAAAGCCGTCTTTTCACGCCAGTTTGCCGCATTGGTCTCCTCGGGTGTGGCGCTTGTACGTGGCATTGGTATTCTATCGGATCAATGTCCTAATCCTAAGCTAAAGATCGCGCTTATGCAGATCAACTCGGACGTACAGCAAGGAACTAGCTTGTCCGAGTCTATGCGGAAGCATCCTGATAGCTTCGACGATTTGTATGTGAGCATGGTGCAGGCGGGAGAAGTGGGTGGCGTGCTAGATGAGGTGTTAAACCGATTAGCGAAGCTACTAGAAGATTTAAATCGACTGCAAAATCAGATCAAATCGGCAATGGCCTATCCGGTAACAGTCGGCTTTTTAGCGGTCGCTATTTTTGTGGGTCTAACCGTCTTTCTACTACCGATCTTCGCGGAAATCTTTGTTGACTTGGGCGCAGAGCTACCGATATTTACCAGAGTCTTAATGGGAATCAGCAAATTACTGCGGACTTGGTATCTAGTTATAGGTTTAATTGGAATTATTACAGTGCTGGTGTTCGTCTATAGGCAATACTACAAGACGCCAATTGGTCGAGTAACGATGGATGGATTTTTCTTGAAGATACCTTTATTTGGGGATTTATCTCAGAAATCCGCTACGGCGAAATTTTGCCGAACGTTTGGTTCACTATCTAGATCGGGAGTACCGATCTTAACTGCGCTAGAAATCGTTCGAGATACATCCGGAAATCAGGTAATTGCAAACGCAATCAATGCCGCTCAAGTTGAAATTCAGAGTGGGGGAATGATCAGCCCGGCGCTAGCAGAACATGGCGTGTTTCCGGTGATGGCAATTCAGATGATTGCGATTGGTGAAGAAACAGGCGAACTAGATCAGATGCTAATGAAGGTAGCTGATTTCTATGAAGATGAAGTGGAGCAAGCCGTGAAGGCGCTAACGAGTATCATGGAGCCGATCATGATTGTTGTCTTGGGCGGCATGGTCGGCTCAATTCTAGTAGCAATGTATTTACCAATGTTCAAGGTAATGGATCACCTTGGGTAG
- a CDS encoding type IV pilus twitching motility protein PilT — protein sequence MELMIEDLMEEVVERGGSDLHLSAGLPPYIRISGHLTPTDHPPMAAEQCQRLIFSMLNNSQRKILEQTWELDCSYGVRGLARFRVNVYKDRGTYAACLRALSSKIPSMDVLGLPPIVTELSEKPRGLVLVTGPTGSGKTTTLASMINYINATRAEHILTVEDPIEFVYEPIKSLIHQRQVGEDTKSFSNALKGALREDPDVILVGEMRDLETISLAISAAETGHLVFGTLHTSSAAQTVDRIVDVFPPTQHQQIRVQLSSSLVAVLSQCLVEKANPKPGEFGRVMAQEIMVVTPGISNMIREGKTAQIYGAIQTGGRLAMQTLEMALADLYKNKVISFKSAISKTSRPEELQRLIGGLSTTIKAPARASRR from the coding sequence ATGGAACTGATGATTGAAGACTTGATGGAAGAAGTCGTTGAGCGAGGAGGCTCTGACCTACATCTGTCTGCAGGACTGCCACCGTATATCCGGATTAGTGGCCATCTGACGCCGACAGATCACCCGCCCATGGCAGCAGAGCAATGTCAGCGACTCATATTCAGCATGCTGAACAACTCACAAAGAAAGATACTAGAACAGACCTGGGAGTTGGACTGCTCTTATGGTGTTCGTGGGTTGGCTCGCTTTAGAGTCAATGTCTATAAAGATAGGGGCACATACGCGGCCTGCTTAAGAGCGCTAAGTTCCAAAATCCCCAGCATGGACGTATTAGGGCTGCCACCCATCGTGACTGAGCTATCAGAAAAACCCAGAGGGTTGGTGCTAGTAACTGGACCAACCGGCTCTGGCAAAACAACAACCTTAGCTTCAATGATCAATTATATCAACGCGACTAGAGCTGAACATATTTTAACGGTAGAAGACCCTATCGAATTTGTGTACGAGCCAATCAAGAGTTTGATTCATCAGCGGCAGGTCGGTGAAGATACAAAAAGTTTCTCGAATGCGCTCAAAGGCGCACTAAGAGAAGATCCAGATGTGATTCTAGTGGGTGAAATGCGAGACTTAGAGACTATTTCTCTAGCAATTTCAGCAGCGGAAACAGGTCATTTAGTATTTGGCACTTTGCACACTAGCTCAGCAGCGCAGACTGTAGATAGGATCGTAGATGTTTTTCCACCCACACAGCATCAACAAATTAGAGTACAGCTTTCTAGCTCTCTGGTGGCTGTTTTGAGCCAATGTTTGGTGGAGAAGGCAAATCCAAAACCGGGGGAATTTGGTCGAGTGATGGCGCAGGAGATCATGGTGGTAACCCCTGGCATCTCTAATATGATCCGAGAAGGAAAAACTGCTCAGATCTACGGCGCCATTCAAACGGGTGGCCGCCTAGCGATGCAGACCTTAGAGATGGCACTAGCTGACCTATACAAGAACAAAGTCATCAGCTTTAAGTCGGCAATATCAAAGACCTCCCGCCCCGAAGAGCTACAGCGTCTGATCGGAGGTCTGTCGACAACGATAAAAGCACCTGCTAGAGCAAGTCGACGTTGA